A genomic region of Labrys wisconsinensis contains the following coding sequences:
- a CDS encoding ligase-associated DNA damage response exonuclease, whose translation MRPSDLLVPTPAGLHCPIADVHVDPMRPVARALITHGHSDHARAGHGAVLATRETLAIMAARYGEDFCGTRQVAEPGRPIDLGGVTATFHPAGHVLGSAQIAFEARGLRIVVSGDYKRAADPTCAPFEPVRCEVFISEATFALPVFRHPDADGEVAKLLRSAAMFPERAHLVGAYPLGKAQRLVALIRAGGHQAPVYLHGAMEKLTRLYEANGVALGDVRLVRDVDPKTLAGSIVLCPPGALGDLWSRKLPDPVAAYASGWMRIRARARQSGAELPLVVSDHADWPDLQRTVLETGCAELWVTHGQEEALVHWAKGQGLAARPLHLVGYGEEEEAA comes from the coding sequence ATGCGCCCGTCCGACCTGCTCGTTCCCACGCCAGCCGGCCTGCATTGCCCGATCGCCGACGTCCATGTCGACCCGATGCGGCCGGTGGCACGGGCGCTGATCACCCATGGCCACTCCGACCATGCCCGCGCCGGCCACGGCGCGGTGCTGGCGACGCGCGAGACCCTGGCCATCATGGCCGCGCGCTACGGCGAGGATTTCTGCGGCACGCGGCAGGTCGCCGAGCCCGGCCGGCCGATCGATCTCGGCGGCGTCACCGCCACCTTCCATCCCGCCGGCCATGTGCTCGGCTCGGCCCAGATCGCCTTCGAGGCGAGGGGGCTGAGGATCGTCGTGTCCGGTGATTACAAGCGGGCCGCCGATCCGACGTGCGCGCCGTTCGAGCCGGTGCGGTGCGAGGTCTTCATCTCCGAGGCGACCTTCGCCCTGCCGGTCTTCCGCCATCCCGATGCCGACGGCGAGGTCGCCAAGCTCCTGCGCTCGGCGGCGATGTTTCCCGAGCGCGCCCATCTCGTCGGCGCCTATCCCCTCGGCAAGGCCCAGCGCCTCGTCGCCCTGATCCGCGCCGGCGGCCACCAGGCGCCGGTCTATCTCCACGGCGCCATGGAGAAGCTGACCCGGCTCTACGAGGCGAACGGCGTGGCGCTCGGCGACGTCAGGCTAGTGCGGGACGTGGATCCGAAGACCCTGGCCGGATCGATCGTGCTGTGCCCGCCCGGCGCCCTCGGCGACCTCTGGTCGCGCAAGCTGCCCGACCCCGTCGCCGCCTATGCCTCCGGCTGGATGCGCATCCGCGCCCGCGCCCGCCAGAGCGGCGCGGAGCTGCCGCTGGTCGTCTCCGACCACGCGGACTGGCCGGACCTGCAGCGCACCGTCCTGGAGACGGGCTGCGCCGAGCTCTGGGTCACCCACGGCCAGGAGGAGGCGCTGGTGCATTGGGCTAAGGGCCAGGGGCTTGCCGCCCGGCCGCTGCATCTCGTCGGCTATGGCGAAGAGGAGGAAGCGGCGTGA
- a CDS encoding class I SAM-dependent DNA methyltransferase, which translates to MGDQRPCHRPHRVDMDVGDRAMQAGWRGNEQVGRAHAAKIGRQPANVIAAGLAGVAGRRYGLAMSAHRSSGDAVADRRYAYAMQYRAADEPGAAAELIEQALELAPGWAAGWVALGEAREAAGAGEPAASAYRHALELDPADTAGARARLARLGEAPADGAVTPAHVAALFDDYAARFEASLVGALAYRGPALLRQAVTAVTAAGGPARFDRAVDLGCGTGLAAEAFADLCARIDGVDLSANMLAAAAGKGLYASLTQASIDAYLEAEPAASADLVLAADVLVYLGDLGALFVRVARVLRASGRFAFTVQTAEGGGDFVLGPDLRYAHGADAVRRWAAAAGLAVRMLQEASTRTDAGRPVPGLLLVLEKPETAG; encoded by the coding sequence ATGGGTGATCAGCGCCCGTGCCACCGGCCGCATCGGGTCGACATGGACGTCGGCGATCGGGCAATGCAGGCCGGCTGGCGTGGGAACGAGCAGGTCGGACGGGCGCATGCCGCGAAGATAGGCCGCCAGCCGGCCAATGTCATCGCGGCGGGGCTGGCCGGCGTCGCCGGGAGGCGCTATGGCCTCGCCATGTCCGCGCACCGCTCCTCCGGCGACGCCGTCGCCGACCGCCGCTACGCCTATGCCATGCAGTACCGCGCCGCCGACGAGCCCGGCGCCGCGGCGGAGCTGATCGAGCAGGCGCTGGAGCTCGCGCCGGGCTGGGCGGCGGGCTGGGTGGCGCTCGGCGAGGCCCGCGAGGCCGCCGGCGCGGGCGAGCCCGCAGCCTCGGCCTATCGCCATGCCCTCGAACTCGACCCCGCCGACACCGCCGGGGCGCGGGCCCGCCTCGCCCGCCTCGGCGAGGCGCCGGCCGACGGCGCGGTGACGCCGGCCCATGTCGCGGCCCTGTTCGACGACTATGCCGCCCGCTTCGAGGCTTCGCTGGTCGGCGCCCTCGCCTATCGCGGCCCGGCCCTGCTGCGCCAAGCGGTGACCGCCGTGACCGCCGCCGGTGGGCCGGCACGCTTTGACCGCGCGGTCGACCTCGGCTGCGGCACGGGCCTGGCCGCCGAGGCCTTCGCCGATCTCTGCGCGCGCATCGACGGCGTCGACCTCTCCGCCAACATGCTGGCCGCCGCCGCCGGCAAGGGCCTCTATGCCAGCCTGACGCAGGCCTCGATCGATGCCTATCTCGAGGCAGAGCCGGCGGCCTCGGCCGACCTCGTGCTCGCCGCCGACGTGCTGGTCTATCTCGGCGACCTCGGTGCCCTGTTCGTCCGGGTCGCGCGGGTGCTGCGGGCGAGCGGGCGCTTCGCGTTCACGGTGCAGACGGCGGAGGGCGGTGGCGACTTCGTCCTCGGCCCGGACCTGCGCTATGCCCACGGCGCCGATGCCGTCCGGCGCTGGGCGGCCGCGGCCGGCCTCGCCGTGCGCATGCTCCAGGAGGCCTCGACCCGCACCGATGCGGGGCGGCCGGTGCCCGGCCTGCTCCTGGTGCTCGAAAAGCCGGAGACGGCGGGCTAG
- a CDS encoding ligase-associated DNA damage response DEXH box helicase translates to MSAPPALLPEPFAAWFAGRGWTPRRHQLDLIEAARAQRSVLLIAPTGAGKTLAGFLPSLIELAGRRARQAGEPTRLHTLYISPLKALAVDVARNLQGPAAEMGLPVRIETRTGDTPQAKRQRQKLDPPDILLTTPEQLALLLASREAETLFGTLERIVLDELHSIVTAKRGDLLALGLARLRALAPRLQAVGLSATVRDPDELRRWLVAQTRPAPGHEPPMAGLVVAEGGARPDLAILDTEKRLPWAGHTARHAMAEIYGLIRAHKTTLVFVNTRMQAEFVFQELWRVNEESLPIALHHGSLDVAQRRKVEEAMVAGRLKAVVCTSTLDLGIDWGDVDLVVNVGAPKGASRLMQRIGRANHRLDEPSQAVLVPTNRFEVLECRAAVDAAYAGAQDTPIARTGALDVLAQHVLGVACGAPFLADELHAEVISAEPYAGLDRRSFDDVLAFAATGGYALKTYDRFAKIRQGKDGRWRIANPAVAQAYRLNVGTIVEDALLKVRLARGRGAAPARPAVAAKVQPWFMDPAASGPPKRQSRDGTAVRTGFGGRVLGEIEEYFAETMTIGDTFLFAGEVLRFEGIAEEDVLVSRAAAAADPKIPSYQGGKFPLSTHLAARVRAILADPRAWRALPDQVADWLALQRDASILPPAGDLLVETFPRGSRHFLVAYPFEGRLAHQTLGMLLTRRLERARLKPLGFVASDYALAVWSLSDMRHADMPGLFDEDMLGDDLEEWLAESALMKRMFRTCAMISGLIERRMPGKEKTGRQITLSTDLVYDVLRRHEPDHVLLRAARADAATGLLDIGRLAQMLSRVRGRIIHKRLDRISPLAVPSMLEIGREPVYGEATDAALAEAADDLIAEARLGAGAGAGD, encoded by the coding sequence GTGTCCGCGCCGCCCGCCCTCCTGCCCGAGCCGTTCGCCGCCTGGTTCGCCGGGCGCGGCTGGACGCCGCGGCGCCACCAGCTCGACCTGATCGAGGCGGCCCGGGCGCAGCGCTCGGTGCTGCTGATCGCGCCGACCGGCGCCGGCAAGACCCTGGCCGGCTTCCTGCCCTCGCTGATCGAGCTCGCCGGCCGGCGCGCGCGGCAGGCGGGCGAACCCACCCGCCTGCACACGCTCTACATCTCGCCGCTCAAGGCGCTGGCGGTCGACGTCGCCCGCAACCTGCAGGGCCCCGCCGCCGAGATGGGCCTGCCGGTGCGGATCGAGACCCGCACCGGCGACACGCCGCAGGCCAAGCGCCAGCGCCAGAAGCTCGATCCGCCCGACATCCTCCTGACCACACCGGAGCAGCTGGCGCTGCTCCTCGCCAGCCGCGAGGCGGAGACGCTGTTCGGCACGCTCGAGCGGATCGTGCTCGACGAATTGCACTCGATCGTCACCGCCAAGCGCGGCGACCTCCTGGCGCTCGGCCTGGCGCGCCTCAGGGCGCTGGCGCCCAGGCTGCAGGCGGTCGGCCTCTCCGCCACGGTGCGCGACCCCGACGAGCTGCGCCGCTGGCTGGTGGCGCAGACCCGCCCGGCGCCGGGGCACGAACCGCCCATGGCCGGCCTCGTCGTCGCCGAGGGCGGCGCCCGGCCGGACCTCGCCATCCTCGACACCGAGAAGCGCCTGCCCTGGGCCGGGCACACCGCGCGCCACGCCATGGCGGAGATCTACGGCCTGATCCGGGCCCACAAGACCACGCTGGTCTTCGTCAACACGCGCATGCAGGCCGAGTTCGTGTTCCAGGAGCTGTGGCGCGTCAACGAGGAGAGCCTGCCCATCGCCCTGCACCACGGCTCGCTCGACGTCGCCCAGCGTCGCAAGGTGGAGGAGGCGATGGTGGCCGGCCGGCTCAAGGCCGTGGTCTGCACCTCGACGCTCGACCTCGGCATCGACTGGGGCGATGTCGACCTGGTCGTCAATGTCGGCGCGCCCAAGGGCGCCTCGCGGCTGATGCAGCGGATCGGCCGCGCCAACCACCGGCTCGACGAGCCCTCGCAGGCCGTGCTGGTGCCGACCAACCGCTTCGAGGTGCTGGAATGCCGCGCCGCGGTCGACGCCGCCTATGCCGGGGCGCAGGACACGCCGATCGCCCGGACCGGCGCCCTCGACGTGCTGGCCCAGCACGTGCTGGGCGTCGCCTGCGGCGCGCCGTTCCTGGCCGACGAGCTCCATGCCGAGGTGATCTCGGCCGAGCCCTATGCCGGCCTCGACCGCCGGAGCTTCGACGACGTGCTCGCCTTCGCCGCGACCGGCGGCTACGCGCTCAAGACCTATGACCGCTTTGCCAAGATCCGCCAGGGCAAGGACGGGCGCTGGCGCATCGCCAATCCCGCGGTGGCGCAGGCCTACCGGCTCAATGTCGGCACCATCGTCGAGGACGCCCTGCTCAAGGTGCGCCTCGCACGCGGGCGCGGCGCGGCGCCGGCCCGGCCGGCCGTCGCGGCCAAGGTGCAGCCCTGGTTCATGGATCCGGCCGCCAGCGGCCCGCCGAAGCGCCAGTCGCGCGACGGAACGGCGGTGCGCACCGGCTTCGGCGGCCGCGTGCTCGGCGAGATCGAGGAATATTTCGCCGAGACCATGACGATCGGCGATACCTTCCTGTTCGCCGGCGAGGTGCTGCGCTTCGAGGGCATCGCCGAGGAGGACGTGCTGGTCTCGCGTGCCGCGGCCGCGGCCGACCCCAAGATCCCCTCCTATCAGGGCGGCAAGTTCCCGCTCTCCACCCACCTGGCGGCGCGGGTCAGGGCGATCCTGGCCGATCCGCGGGCCTGGCGCGCCCTGCCCGACCAGGTGGCGGACTGGCTCGCCCTGCAGCGCGACGCCTCGATCCTGCCGCCGGCCGGCGACCTCCTGGTCGAGACCTTTCCGCGGGGGTCGCGGCACTTTCTCGTGGCCTATCCCTTCGAAGGCCGCCTGGCGCACCAGACGCTCGGCATGCTGCTGACGCGGCGGCTGGAGCGCGCCCGGCTGAAGCCGCTCGGCTTCGTCGCCAGCGACTATGCCCTGGCGGTCTGGTCGCTCTCCGACATGCGCCATGCCGACATGCCGGGCCTGTTCGACGAGGACATGCTCGGCGACGACCTGGAGGAGTGGCTGGCGGAATCGGCGCTGATGAAGCGCATGTTCCGCACCTGCGCCATGATCTCCGGGCTGATCGAGCGCCGCATGCCCGGCAAGGAGAAGACCGGGCGGCAGATCACCCTTTCCACCGACCTCGTCTACGACGTGCTGCGCCGGCACGAGCCGGACCACGTGCTGCTGCGCGCCGCGCGGGCGGACGCGGCCACCGGCCTGCTCGACATCGGCCGCCTGGCGCAGATGCTGTCGCGCGTCCGGGGCCGAATCATCCATAAGAGGCTGGATCGCATCTCGCCGCTGGCGGTGCCGAGCATGCTGGAGATCGGCCGCGAGCCGGTCTACGGCGAGGCGACGGACGCGGCCCTGGCCGAAGCGGCGGACGACCTGATCGCGGAGGCTAGGCTTGGTGCAGGCGCTGGAGCGGGGGACTGA
- the pdeM gene encoding ligase-associated DNA damage response endonuclease PdeM: protein MRQGEALLHVAGTDFIASVEGALVWPEESLLAIADLHLEKGSSFAERRVLLPPYDTAATLARLARLIQRFAPRRLVLLGDSFHDRRASGRIAPGDREALIHLLARREVFWIAGNHDPDPPEALPGDAADCLALGPVLFRHEPRAGAAAGEVAGHLHPVARVAARGRALRRRCFAGDGSRAVLPAFGAYAGGLNVRDVAFAPLFPKGFTAHLMGDERVFAFPRARCIGD, encoded by the coding sequence ATGCGGCAAGGCGAGGCCCTGCTGCACGTGGCCGGCACCGATTTCATCGCCAGCGTCGAGGGCGCGCTGGTCTGGCCGGAGGAGAGCCTCCTCGCCATCGCCGACCTGCACCTGGAGAAGGGCTCGTCCTTCGCCGAGCGGCGCGTGCTGCTGCCGCCTTACGACACCGCCGCCACGCTGGCCCGCCTCGCCCGGCTGATCCAGCGCTTCGCGCCCCGGCGGCTGGTGCTCCTCGGCGACAGCTTCCACGACCGGCGGGCGAGCGGGCGCATCGCCCCGGGCGACCGCGAGGCGCTCATCCATCTCCTGGCGCGGCGCGAGGTGTTCTGGATCGCCGGCAACCACGACCCCGACCCGCCCGAGGCGCTGCCGGGCGATGCCGCCGACTGCCTGGCCCTCGGCCCGGTGCTGTTCCGCCACGAGCCTCGCGCCGGGGCGGCGGCGGGCGAGGTCGCCGGGCACCTGCATCCGGTGGCGCGCGTCGCCGCCCGCGGCCGCGCCCTGCGCCGGCGCTGCTTCGCCGGCGACGGCAGCCGCGCCGTGCTGCCGGCCTTCGGCGCCTATGCCGGCGGCCTCAACGTGCGGGACGTGGCCTTCGCGCCGCTGTTCCCGAAAGGCTTCACCGCCCATCTCATGGGCGACGAGCGCGTGTTCGCCTTTCCGCGGGCGCGCTGCATCGGCGATTGA
- a CDS encoding TIGR02186 family protein produces MRGASAIIAAVAFVLLRATPAAAENLVVTVSTPRVAIQSNFAGADIVVFGGIERGERIGSHGRYDIAVTVRGPAVPLDVRLKQREAGVWINAERRQFPEAPSFLAIASTRPIDEIATPETVARYRLSLPAALDSDGLDAARPEEQAFRDALIRLKSQGGLYAQQPRGVSFLNDTLFRATIPLPPNVPLGIYQVETRLLIDGEVVTGQRASLEVIKTGFEDQVAQWSKDRAPVYGLATCLIAVTLGWFATVVFRRD; encoded by the coding sequence ATGAGGGGTGCGTCCGCCATCATCGCCGCGGTCGCCTTCGTCCTGCTCCGGGCCACGCCCGCCGCGGCCGAGAACCTCGTCGTCACCGTCTCGACGCCGCGGGTCGCCATCCAGTCCAACTTCGCCGGCGCCGACATCGTCGTCTTCGGCGGCATCGAGCGCGGCGAGCGCATCGGCAGCCATGGCCGCTACGACATCGCCGTCACCGTGCGCGGCCCGGCGGTGCCGCTCGACGTGCGCCTGAAGCAGCGCGAGGCCGGCGTCTGGATCAACGCCGAGCGGCGCCAGTTTCCGGAGGCGCCGAGCTTCCTGGCCATCGCCTCGACCCGGCCGATCGACGAGATCGCAACGCCCGAGACCGTGGCGCGCTACCGGCTCTCGCTCCCGGCGGCGCTCGACAGCGACGGCCTCGACGCGGCGCGTCCGGAGGAGCAGGCGTTCCGCGACGCGCTGATCCGGCTGAAATCGCAGGGCGGCCTCTACGCGCAGCAGCCGCGGGGCGTGTCCTTCCTCAACGACACGCTGTTCCGCGCCACCATCCCGCTGCCGCCGAACGTGCCGCTCGGCATCTACCAGGTGGAGACCAGGCTCCTGATCGACGGCGAGGTGGTCACCGGCCAGCGTGCCTCGCTGGAGGTGATCAAGACCGGCTTCGAGGACCAGGTGGCGCAATGGTCCAAGGACCGGGCGCCGGTCTACGGGCTCGCCACCTGCCTGATCGCCGTGACGCTCGGCTGGTTCGCCACGGTGGTGTTCCGGCGGGACTGA
- a CDS encoding sulfite exporter TauE/SafE family protein codes for MLIYLPIAEIPVNMFTILGMGAAVGFLSGLFGVGGGFLMTPLLIFSGIPPAVAVATVTSQVAASSTTGVISYWRRRAVDFKLGATLLTGGAVGTVLGVLFFNRMQAIGQLDLIIQLSYVTLLGGIGTAMAVESVRAILRARSRTPVRRPRAGRHAWFHGLPWKMRFPTSGIYVSVVPVVGLGVFIGFAGTLLGIGGGFILVPALIYLFRVPTAVVVGTSQFQILFTMLAATMLHATTNQSVDVVLGLLLIVGGVVGAQFGARAGHNIRGEHFRFLLALIVLTVGVRFAVDLMVRPDELFSLATRAR; via the coding sequence GTGCTGATCTACCTGCCCATCGCCGAGATCCCGGTGAACATGTTCACCATCCTCGGCATGGGCGCGGCCGTCGGCTTTCTCTCCGGCCTGTTCGGTGTCGGCGGCGGCTTCCTGATGACGCCGCTCCTGATCTTCTCCGGCATCCCGCCGGCGGTGGCGGTCGCCACGGTCACCAGCCAGGTCGCCGCCTCCTCCACGACAGGCGTCATCTCCTACTGGCGACGGCGGGCGGTCGACTTCAAGCTCGGCGCGACGCTGCTCACCGGCGGCGCCGTCGGCACCGTCCTCGGCGTGCTGTTCTTCAACCGCATGCAGGCGATCGGCCAGCTCGACCTGATCATCCAGCTCTCCTACGTCACGCTGCTCGGCGGCATCGGCACGGCCATGGCGGTGGAGAGCGTTCGCGCCATCCTGCGCGCCCGCTCGCGCACCCCGGTCCGCCGCCCGCGCGCCGGCCGGCACGCCTGGTTCCACGGCCTGCCCTGGAAGATGCGCTTTCCGACCTCCGGCATCTATGTCAGCGTCGTCCCGGTGGTCGGGCTCGGGGTGTTCATCGGCTTTGCCGGCACGCTGCTCGGCATCGGCGGCGGCTTCATCCTGGTGCCGGCGCTGATCTATCTCTTTCGCGTGCCGACGGCGGTGGTGGTCGGCACCTCCCAGTTCCAGATCCTGTTCACCATGCTCGCCGCCACCATGCTGCACGCCACCACCAACCAGTCGGTGGACGTGGTGCTGGGACTGCTCCTCATCGTCGGCGGCGTGGTCGGCGCCCAGTTCGGGGCGCGGGCCGGCCACAATATCCGCGGCGAGCATTTCCGCTTCCTGCTGGCGCTGATCGTGCTCACCGTCGGCGTGCGCTTCGCCGTCGACCTGATGGTCAGGCCCGACGAGCTCTTCTCCCTGGCGACGAGGGCGAGATGA